AGGCCAGACCGGCTTCAGCTTCCACGGCCGTCAGATCACATCTGAGGGAGGGAGTTTTCTACAGCAACAGATTGAAACAGAATCAGAAATCATTGATCACGAGTCAGGGCCAATTCAGAAATGtgggaaaacatttttaaaagagctGCCAAGCCTGGTGGCTCCATTCACACCAGATTACCTGTCTCTGGACTGAACTTTGCATTTCTGTCATTAATCAGGTTTTCTGGCCGAAacaactcactaattaacaaacATAAATCTTGAAGGAGTTCCTCCTGAAGAGGAGTTCAGTAAACTGACGGATGTTGAATTTCTTTTGGCAAACGAGAAGAATTCCAGCAAACCGCAGCGGCCGAACGTGTCTCCTCCTGCATGAAGAGCTGCAAGTTTGGACTGGAAAGAGATGTTTGATTGTCAGAACTCTCGCCGCCCGACACTCTAAGATTTCAGTCACTTTAACGGGAACACTGTCAGTTTGATCCTGCTCCTTTCGAGCCACAGTGCACCGAGTAACACCCTTTAAAACATGAAgtagaaaaaaggaaatcacaGGAAGCAGAAAAGACGTGGAGCGCTGGGAGAACAGCAGGTGTTTCTGCCTCTTACAGCTGATGAACTCTTGGGTTCATGACTCAGTGTGGATTGGATGTTTCTCACGGCCGCTGTGCTGAGCGACGCTTCCACCTCGGTGTTTGGAAGGTGAGAGTCTCTGAATGATCCGTGACGCCGGTTTAACAACGCTGCTGTTGTAAAAGCGCTCAGAGCTGTCTGACAGTGCAAACTAACATCTTCCTTTAATCTGTTGCTCAGTGTTTTGCTGAGACCCTGTTCGATGCACTTTGTTCTGCTTTCATTTAAAGGAGAACACGACGGGGATCCTGACGCAGAGGGAGAAAACCGCAGGGTTGAAGTCGAAGTTTGGCTGCATGACACAGTTCAACCAAAAATGGTGTTGCACGATTCTGAGTGAGAGTGTAATGGTTTCACTTTGTCAACAAGTGTCAATTACAAGATGATGGTTATGGTGAAACTCATTGCACAAGTAGAGAAGAGGTTATGTAAGTTCATATGTCAGACATGATGTACTGTGGGACTGGTGGCGTCTGTGACACGATGTGACCTCGGCTCACTTCCTTCTCTTGTTCGTGCTGGAAAGAGTCAGGTCCTGATGAAAGTAGATGGATGGGCTTCATGATCATGAGAGGATAAAATGAACGGAGCAAACCTGTCAGTCAGACTGGATCCTGGATGGAAAGTCTGAACGTCTGTCGTCAGTATGAACGGAGCTGCTCCATGAAGttcaatgaaaagaaaaacttgtgattgtgtaatatttttttacCAAAACAGGGAATGAACAAGTGCAGCGGCGATTATCTCATCCACATCGGCAGAAGAAGACCAAGAATTTAAAGCAGCGTGTCGGCAGCAGAAAGGCAGCGCTGTGAGGTCATTGTTGGAGAGATGTTAAACTCAAATACCCAGAAATCCAGTCTCAGGTTTTCTGGGTATGATCACCATCCTGGAACATCATCCAGCAAAGTCTCAGGGGGGCTCAGCTTTCAGTCTGACTCGGAGGCTGAGGTTCACACAGTGAGACTCTGGACGGTTTCCATCTCAATCGTTTCCGTAAAGCCGACGTGGTGACGACAGCTTGTGTGTCGGTTTCTTTCTGAAATGTCCTAGAAACTGTGGGAGTGGAGTTACTGCACATCAGGACTCTTTTCTGCAGCAGTAAAATGAGGCTTCAGCCGTCAGCGCTACACAAATAAAGTTGGTATCGTCCAATTTTACAGTCTTCTTAGCATGAAATTCACTCCCGCGGTTTGAGCAGCGTTTCCAAGCTGAggttaaataacagaaacactgaaggaATCTCGTGCTGAAAACACTGAGCTTCAATAAAAATCGAACATTCAGgttttctaataataatttctgtctctgtttttgttcttagtCGTTCGTTTTCTTTCCTACCTGTTAAACCGACTGGTTGTGTGACCGCctgcttctgctttttctttctttgtctctcaaTCAAATCAGAGTTTGGTGACGTGGTGAAgcagcgtgggatcatgggagttattgtcatcagctcctcctgctttgattcagtgtcagtggttcaggaggttttcacCTGGagctgaatgatccacagaggtttcctcctctccacaacaaacacaccagctgATTAGAACAAATCATataacagtaaaaacactgcagcacgGCTCAGCTGCTGAAGTTTACTCAGCtacgactaaaatccttcatcttgAAATGAAACGTTACCTTAATTCAAGTCACAGTTGAAAATGgcaggaaacatttgtgataactCAACGACATACAGAACGTAGGTCTAGTTTGTTTTTAGACACTTTAATGTGTTAAAAAGTTagatattataactttaagtgAATTTCCTGGAATCATTAAAGAAAACGTGTGAAGTCTATACATTAATACGTTATTGTACATTATTGATGAGGCCCTGTGTCGTGGTTCCCCCCCCCACATCAGCCCTGAGCACCACGGAGGGTCAGTCTCATTTTAAACTGAGCGGATATGAGATTTTCAGACTTCATCATCtcagttttcttctttatttctgcaGAAACGCTGAAACCAGATCTGCCCGGAGGTGGAcgtctggaggaggagagggtgaggaaaTGTAGATGCATATCGCTGCTGTCGGGGTGAAGGCCACAGAAGTGAAATCATGCTGAactttttccctccttcagtCTGGAGTTGAGTTGGAGTCCTGATACTTGGGAGACGTGTCCTGAAAGAGATGCCATCTCTTCTTTAGTCCCGGAGAGATAATAGACACATCACGCAGTCGTCAGCGGACACATTAAACACAGGAGAACAGATGAGGGGCGTTTGATTCGTCTCATCTCACTAATGATGTGTTTAGATTGAGGCTGCACAGTCACTCGCAGCAGGTTTAAAAAAACTACCAGCTGCTgtttagagaagcagctggAGAAGATCAGGAACCTGATCCTGCagggacagacagggaggaCTGTTTATGTATGAGAGACTTTACATTAGGAAGAAATCCTCAGAGAGCTGCGGCTGCAACAAACCCCAgatcacatactgtaaattcCTTATAACATATCTGGACTGTGGGTGGCAGGACTCCAAACACATGTCCAAGTCCACGTCTTTCCTGCTGAGTCCCACACATGTCCGCCAGCTCTCACGTTTATTTTTGGGGGCTCTACTGGATTTGGAGGCTCTGTGGCGTCGATGCAACAAGTTCCcttaaaggtctgtgtccatgtgtagtgtgattatagatcagctctagcttctatattaatactgtgaaagtatcaaagcctcagtccacagagaaatgcacacagcctgtattcagaaactgagccttaaaaccagccgtcaggacttctggaactttgtgatgtcacaacaaagcagtcaccaagccccgcccacctggacccaccatccaaaccttgcaggatttggtttctctgagtgtttttacctgaaatctgctttatttttattggatcactcagaaaacagtcagccaatcagaagagaggctcagagcctcctctcttctgattggctgaccgacctgttgttactagagctgcagagagaagcctgagagaggagatgtaaaactacactgagatggtttttggttcttaaatacacaaatatatcttctttaATCAAAAAGaaactattctgataatcaattatCATCATTTATGACGAGCAAAAACAGCTTCTCCaggaggatttgctgttttcctttgttttatattattttcttttgtattgcTGGTTTGAATTtgacaaaacaacatttgaagaCGTTAGTTTGGCTTCTGGAAACTcggcagattaattgatagtgGACTCCTGATCAGCAGAGGACAGTAAAGCAACAGAAGGACGGTCAGATGTCTGCCTTCTCTGGAGGTGTTGACATGTGACCACAGCTGCTCTTCATACTGAAGGTGAGAGGAAACACACGGGTCACCGGGTCCATGCACAGCTGCAGGTGGTGTGTTCAAGTGTTGTTGAGGGAAACCGGAGATTGTGCCTCGTTGCTCGTCCTCTTTTCCGAACAGCTTTTTGAAGATTGTGTCACTTGTTTGTTCTGAAAATCTTGATAAAGTAACAAAGTGTTGGAGtaagaaaatgctaaaaacagAGCTGCTAACTTCTACCAGCATCTGGAAGGAAGTAGTGTCGTATATCAATGAGGAAATGTGCAGTATCACAGATCGGCCCTGTAGGAAGAAACACAGCAAAACCCCAAACGTCATTACAGATTTTATTATTCTGAACTGTACATATGAAAACAAACTTCACCTATACTTAGTCTGTTTACAGAAGCCCGGCCCTGCAGAGGCCGTTTGGTCTCTACACATCTACTGTGTGTTAAAATGAAGCCGTCCAGCtgctgatgtaaacacaaaaataaattaagaagATATTATGTGTTCAACGTGtgagcttctctctctgctcggtgttgacagagccaggctaactgtttccccctgtttccagtatatatgctaggctaagctaagctaactgactgctggctgcagcttcatatttatcatttatgagAATTTTACCATTTTAGAGAATTAAAAAAGGAATGGAAATAGTTCAGCTGGACGATGTCAGTGACTAAGTCATGGGTGAAAACCTCACAACTCACCAGTGAACTGTCAAACTTAAAGCCTAAGAAATGACAGCGGACGATTCAACTATGAAACCAGAATTTAACttcattaataaatgttacTTCTCACGGTTACGGTCGACCTACAGCTTTATGTACATCTGTTTTCTGACTACAGGCTCTCTTCAAACGAGAGAGAGTTTTTAAATCTCACTGAGACTAACTGGTTTAGTAAATGAAGAAAACCTCAGAGAGGATCCACAACATGTTCCTGACGAGAACACACTTAAGGCTTCGCTGCATGCTTCCACATTCGCTGTGATGAAACCCAAAGTGATGGATTGGACACCGGGAAACAAAGTCTAGTCTTCTTTGGACCTTTGTCCATGTGGTGTCTGGATTTATAGTTTGTATTTGGACTGATTATGTCTCTGAAATGGTCCAGACCTTGAAGGAATCTCCGTCCTGTTACTCTGATTTTGTGGAAGTGACTGTGGCTCAACCGGCGGCTCTGGACCTGCGATGGGTCAGTGGATGAATTGTTTGCCTTCAGCCAACATGTAAACAAGTGTATGTGTTTTCTCCAGCGGGTTCACTGGATCCCAGGATGAGCGTTGCTACAGGAAGGTGCATTAACGTCTACGTCCTTATTCCTGTATGAAGACTAAAGAGCGTCTCCGTCGCTCATGGACTTCCTTTCACCTCCTCAGAAGTTCAGCGCTGTGTGGACGTGGCCTTTCTCCTCCCACgcccctcctccttcacctgaaGCCCCTCCCTCATGGAGGAGGCGGGTCAGGATGTTGAGCAGACGCTGATGGATGTCTctgccgcctcctcctcttcctcctccgtcctcttctctttcctccacacctccctctgtttctgaaCACTCCTGCACCGCTCGCTGCAGCTCCACCTGTTCAGACCCAGTGAAACCTGAAATTAACTAATTATCAAGTtctttaattgattaatgtgtCATGAAAGTATGAATCCTACCTGCAGAGGGAGTCCTGCTTTGGCCCCGAGCAGAGTTGGAGAAAACCACGGCCGGAAAATCTTCTCACAGATCACCTGAcgaggaaaaggaaaagacgCAGGGAAGAAGGTTGAAATAGGAAAGAGGTAGATGAGGGAAGACAAGGAGATTAACGAAgagcagatgaagaagaagagaggagagaagaggagtgaaCAGGTAAGGAGAAGATTAATAgcaagaagagaggaaagaaaaggaaaaggcgAAGAtgtaaagaggaagaagaacagaaaacagTTGAGAGAAGGAAGATGAAGtggagagatgaaaggaaaggaaatgagggttgagggaaggagagaggaaacaaaaacagaggagacaaaaagaagaagggaaaagaaaggagagacgAGACGAGGAAAGAAGAGACGAGAAACCGATGAGTGATTCTAAAGAGGATCTGtctttatgcagatgacacctCGCTTTCCATTATcaagcacacacagatcagtcagtacaacacacacacacacacacacacacacacacacacacacacacacacacacaggtaaaaagACAATGCCTCCTTTCTCTGAGGAGATGATTGACAGGTGGAGGGTCATCAGAGGTCGTGCTCAGGAGACACCTGTGGAGCCTCAGACGGGCCAATAGGAGCGCGGCGTGTCATCATCACCTGCTGTCGGGTCAGGTCTTCActcatcttctcttctcctttgttcttctgatcttttgttcagtttttttccttttttccatcttctccttttactgtttttctattttcttctgtccatccatcatcctcttttctctttcatagttttctcttttatttcgTTTTGTCCTCGTGTTTTCTCTTCGTCTTcatttgttctcattttctTGCTCTTCTTTTTATCTGCgtcctctgttttctttaattgttttcttctcacatttagtttcttcttttcacatttATCCATCCTCTAACAGCCTGTCGTTACAAACAGGTGCGATCACGGGTCACTTTTAGCTTCTCCTTGTTTTACGGTCTGTATCTTCTCCGTGTTTGTGCATCACATCCAGTCATCACCCGCTGAAAACTATTTTCCCTCCGTCTCATATTCACACATCCTCCTCTGGTGAATGCAGGTATCTCGTATCATATGACATGTGATACAGGAGGCGGCAGGGTGCTGAGAGTCTGTCCGGGCGTTGTCATGGCGATGATGGTGATGTCCGCCTCAGCTTTTGTGTCCCAGACATTTCCTTCGCGTCTGACGGGCCGGCGtattaagataataataataataataaaatgaataatataattataatataattaggcattatatacattatattaaatattaaatatatttttaaaaattacattttaaacgTATTTGATCattaacataatttaaaaaactcaTTTTAGCTCTAAAAAcctgtgatgtgatgtcactgaaGCTACTTTataattaaactttaataataataataattacataataataattatgttaTTGGTAAACTCTGAAGCACAATAATAGAAACATTTTCTGAATCTAATTTGAAACAGATTTCACTGTTTTGCATCAAAGAattgatttttgtgtttaaacaatatttacatttataatagaGAATATTCATGTTCTATTTAAAGAATTAAACTATTGTCCTGtagagatgagaagaaaaataaaatcagacgaaagaaaaattaaatttactgCACAGTGTCTGACCGGACTGAACTGTTACTAATAAACCGACACTGAAgaaattcaattttttattttttattaaagaattaaaatgagaagctaacaattaattaatttgaattataaataataaatagaagAAGGATTTGAatcatttgtctttttgctgTGGAACGTGTTAAATGAGCCTGGATTAATAAAAgatattcacatttatttatggaTCCAGAATTTTAAATGGGGATTTTATACTTTAAAGAAATTAACTGgcttttaaattattattccCACAGTGTTTCATTGATCAATTATTGGTGAAATGTACTGAAGACAAAAATCATAAGATGAATTTGTTCTTTtactttataaatataaatgattgtCCTGTTTCACAgctttctatttatttacattttctctttcctctggaGGTTAaacctgcagaaaaacacatttacagattgataaaaacaaaatatattaatataaaacttttaacatgtctgaaataattaaattcatCAGAAGCTTCTCCAGGTttctaataaaaacagatttaaagacACAACATGTCAGCAGGTTCAGCCCTCGTCTCCTCCCGTCAGTAATTATCATTCCACTCGTGTCTTTACGGCGCAGGTATAATTAAATGTTGTGAAAGATGGATCACTGAGTCTGGGAGAAACGGACAAGCCTGTAATTTATCAACCGCCTTATTGGGAGCGAGGCGGACGGACGGCGGCGCGAATGTGTCGAGGCCTCGTTTTCTGTCTGAGCCGGAGACAGAAGAGcggacacagaaaacattacatATGTCACAGAGTAAATATGCAGTGAAGGGTTTGGACACGTGGAGAGGAATATAAAGATGATCTTCTGTTTTCAcctcaacatttgtttttcagtctgaaaGACTGATGGATCATCACCTTCTAATTGAATCAAATTCCCCTgtctgaattattattatatatatatatataatgtatatatatatatatatatatatataattaccAGATCTGATATTCTCCTAAAGCCCAAAACTTTCCATAGTTTCCATAGTAAATAAGAAAATgctttgaaattaaattatatttcacaacacaaagtaaaacaaagtcAATTCAAGACTAAACATTTCTGGGTTGTGTAATTTACTCAATGTAATTTGTATAAttgaatgaatgtaaaaaatatacacatatatataaacaggGACAGGATCAAATGTCAGACAGGAAAATCTTAATTTATTCTTTGTCTAAAcaaatatgtaataaataataaataaccaccgaaaacacagaaaagcaaaataagagtaaaaaataaaaataaaatttagtTTGTGagcatcattttaaatgttgtttagtCCAACCTGTAACGGTTTGGATGTAAATCTGTACAGGTGCTGTACAGTACAGGTGTAAAGCAATATTTACAATGGATGGACTCAGGTGAAGGATAAACACCTGAGAGTGAAAGTCTCACCTGCAGGTTGCTGTTCCTGCGGCGGGGGCTGCACCTGCGTCTGTTCAGGTTACACCTGGACGAACAGTCGAAGAAGTTACAGTCGTCATCGCTGCTGCAGTTCTGGTCCAGGATGTCCCTCATCTTCGGCTCGAAGAACGCCATGTCCACGTCGATGGCCACCACCTGCAGGCGACGCCACGGAGACTCAGAGGTCATTAAATATTCTGTagatttatgatttaaaatattatcGTGCACctataattaatcattttaattactgaacatgtaaatctttaaaaacaactcacatatttatattatatattatatatatatatattataaaatataatatataataaagtcTCAGTCAAACAGCTGCTCGCTGTCGCTTCTAtcaacaaacaggaggaaatatatAAGGATGAATCtgttgggactattttcagcagcggattaatccacagtTGGTgcctgtgtgttcatggtgacactcactgatgtgttttaatagtttctgcACGAGTGCATTCATGGTTTGAGTCTGCATGtggatttaaaaatacaatctGACCAGacttattaataaaacataacaagATTTCAAATGATTGATTAGAGTTGCagtggaagctgctgctgtgttcatGGTAAACACTGCAGGAGCGCTTGTTTTCTACGTGTTGGCGTGATTGACAGTGAGTAGTTAAATGTGTTGCATGTCAGCAGTGTGACAGGAACAACACTGTGAGAACCGTAATGAGCCCAGCGCACAGCTGCCACACATCTGGATTAATGACAGTCTGACACAAAATCATCAAACCGTCTGATAACGACGGGAAAACAGCCAGAGATCTGGAAGGACGTCCATTTTTATCCTTCAGGCTCATTTTAcagccaaaataaacaaagttcAACCTTTAATCGTCAAATTACAGATAAATGACCCGGGATAAATGTGTGGGCTGCTTTGTTCTCGcgcacagacagaaagacgaCAAACATGGAGGAAGGTCGCGGTGTGTGAAGCAGCGGAGCGGCAGCTGCTTCTGATGGTCAGAGGAAACGTGGGAAAAGCTTCTGTTTAAAGCGACTTCACCTtcaattatttctttaaattcaaGCGGGTTCGACCTCTGAGTCCAGACTGCTGAGGTCGTCCGTGCCCTCTCAGCCGGACTGCAGCCAGTTGGAGCAGTTTTTGGGTTAAAGATAATGTTTCAGTCTGTTGGTTTTGAGACCGTGTGATCACATCAACCTGGAGTCAATGTTGTTTTCTCCAGTTTAAACTGGTTTGATCAAAAGTTTTGCTCCAACAAAGAAGGTGGAGCTGAGCAGAGGGAGCTCCTCCTCCGACCAGCAGGAAACTATCAAGTATCTTAATAAGGAAActaaatgtgctttttaaataatgttaGTGTATAAATGATGCAGAGGTTTATAAAGATACAGAATTTATACAAATGCTGCTACGACCTTTTCTATGTACAGAGACGACTTTCAGCTGAAGCCTGAGCTAGATtatttaaggtgtgtgtgtgtgtgtgtgtgtgtgtgtgtctgtgtgtgtgtgtgtgtctgtgcgtgtgtctgtgtgtgtgtgtgtgtgtgtgtgcgtttgtgtgtctgtgtgtgtgtgtgtgtgtgtctgtgtgtgtgtgtgtgtgtgtgtgtgtgtgtgcgtttgtgtgtgtgtctgtgtgtgtgtgtgtgtgtgtgtgtgtgtgtgtgtgtgtgcgtttgtgtgtgtgtgtgtctgtgtgtgtgtgtgcgtttgtgtgtgtgtgtgtgtctgtgtgtgtgtgtgtgtgtgtgtctgtgcgtgtgtgtgtgtgtctgtgcgtgcgtgcgtgtgtgtgtgtgtgtctgtgtgtgtgtgtgtgtgtgtgtgtgtgtgtgtgcgtttgtgtgtgtgtgtgtgtgtgtgtgtgtgtgtgtgtgtatgtgtgtgtgtgtgtgtgtatgtgcagaatGACCTTCTCTTTCCCAGCAGCAGGGTCATATCTTGTACTTTGGGCTGAAAAACATCTCTTcaagaaaaacctttttttttaatcccttttATCTCTTcactccttcctctctgctttgcttttatcctgtttatgttcattttattctcAGAAAACATTAAGGCCATTCAGACTCACTCGGGGGGTTTGAGAGTGACTCACTCTGGAGGAGATGTGGATGTGGGTGAAAACTCACCGTCAGGTCCTTCCTGATGGCGAAGTTCTCCGGTTTGATGTCACACAggtgcagtttgtgtgtgaagtcGTTGTCAAAGTGCCACACCATGTCCAGGAAGCTCAGCGCGATGCGGTGCACCATCTCCCTGCTGGTCCACCTCCCGCGGGCTCCGGCCCGGTCCTGACCCTGCGGCCCGGGAGCAGCCACCTCCTCCAGGGAGAAGATGTTCTGGTCCCAGGCGTGTCCCGCAGACAGGTACTCCACCGCGTAGAAGTGACCGCAGGAGCCCAACACCTTGGCCACGTGGGTGCTGAGGTCCTGCAGGACTCTGAGGAGCCCGAGTGGGAGATGAAGGTTCAGGACTGAGTTCACAGAGACATGAGTCAACTACAAGTCCCAGAGAGCATTGCTGCGAGAAACATCCAACCAGAGAGCTTCATACTCTGTTGCTTATacttttagccatgctagtatTAGCCATGCTAGTTTTAGCCATGCTATCTTTAGCAATACTATCTTTAACCATGCTAGTTTTAGCCAAGCTAGTTTTAACCATGCTAGCTTTAAACATGCTAGTTTTAGCCATGCTATTTTAGCCAAGCTAGTTTTAACCATGCTagttttagccatgctagtttTAAAAATACTAGTTTTAGCCATGCTAATTTTAACCATGCTagttttagccatgctagtttTAGCCATGCTAATTTTAACCATGCTagttttagccatgctagtttTAAAAATACTagttttagccatgctagtttTAACCATGCTAATTTTAACCATGCTagttttagccatgctagtttttgtccacagaggatgaatccctctgatcctctgactttccatctagcgccaccatgaggtttgtggttttgagtgaacatttattatgagtgtgtgtgtgtgtgtgtgtgtgtgtgtgtgtgtgtgtgtgtgtgtgtgtgtgtgtcccacacacacacttcttttttttatatctaaacTCCAGttgtcactgcagctctgtctgcAAGCCTCAGATAAGCAGCAGCACAGGTCACCTCGCCTCGCctgctttatttttagttttggcCTCCAGCCTGTTGGTGTCTGAGCGTCTGAGCCCTCCGACCGAAAACAAACTGACGTCTTTTTGTCCCCCGTCCTCAGATGAGACGAGCTTATGTGGTAAGACTCCAGCACATAGTCACGTTTTTAGAAGGAGATGCTGGAAAAATATGATTGTATGGACTGTGGGAATCTAAAGAAGCGGTTGTTGGTTGATATGTCAACAACTACTGACCCGACTGCCATAAAATTAGCTGTGAatattcatggtctccagaggatgaaccctcaTTATTTTGGTGACAACCTGAAGTTTCCTCTGGCTGCACCGTGAGGTCAGAAGATCCATATTTCACAAGAAATATCAAAATCCAGTGTAATGAACTTTTAATAAACATGATCATTCCTCGCTTCCCGGAGGATGAACCGTTACAGTTTGGACACTGaatgacttttcctctagcgcctTGAACCTTTGGGACAAATCTAGTTTCAGGATATTTCAGGAGCAGCTGTTGCTTTACCTGAGGAAGGTGTACTCCTCCTGCTGCAACAGGGACCAGAGGGAGGCCAGCTCTGCTCTGGAGtaactcttgtctctgtgtttcagcttcTTCCCCCAAAGTCTGGCCAGAGAGCCGttacttcctcctcctcctccttcctcatccTCGTCCTCCTCAGCCAGCCCCAGGGAGTTTCGTACCTGAGGTCAGAGGATATTAATATCTACTGTGAACGTTGATGTTTGTCTGATAAGCAGATTTATTAATGTCTGATCAGACTTACTTCCAGAGTGGCGTAGAAAACCACATCGAGAGGAGAGAGCTCCTCTGCCGTGTCCTGAACAGAGAACAGATTATTGAGAATCATTTCCAGTGTAATTTGAGTTGGATCTAAATTGAGCAGGTAAATATTAGAAGGCAGACGTCACCTGGTATTCCAGTATTCCCAGTGGCTCGTAGGAGGAGAAGTTCTCCAGTTTGGACTTGAGGATGATGGGGTTTCCTCTCCAGCGCGCCTCGATCACCTTCTTCCCGTTCTCGTAGTAGAGGCAGCGCTTGTACTCGACGTGGCCGAGCACACACAGATCCTCGCACATGTCCCCCGTCACCGAGCCCTCGCCGAACTCCAGACACTGTGGGACAGAGCAGAGGTGAGAGGTCACTGAACCCTGAACAGCGTCACAGGGAGCTTCAACCAGGGA
This DNA window, taken from Seriola aureovittata isolate HTS-2021-v1 ecotype China chromosome 20, ASM2101889v1, whole genome shotgun sequence, encodes the following:
- the dipk1c gene encoding divergent protein kinase domain 1C isoform X1; the encoded protein is MLPGGLVSGGGGRGGRLCLLRWLGLRLWSRRGTLVFALLWFGSWLFLNGLVLVHRSIMSDYCTDDKSKRILQRLCLEFGEGSVTGDMCEDLCVLGHVEYKRCLYYENGKKVIEARWRGNPIILKSKLENFSSYEPLGILEYQDTAEELSPLDVVFYATLEVRNSLGLAEEDEDEEGGGGGSNGSLARLWGKKLKHRDKSYSRAELASLWSLLQQEEYTFLRVLQDLSTHVAKVLGSCGHFYAVEYLSAGHAWDQNIFSLEEVAAPGPQGQDRAGARGRWTSREMVHRIALSFLDMVWHFDNDFTHKLHLCDIKPENFAIRKDLTVVAIDVDMAFFEPKMRDILDQNCSSDDDCNFFDCSSRCNLNRRRCSPRRRNSNLQVICEKIFRPWFSPTLLGAKAGLPLQVELQRAVQECSETEGGVEEREEDGGGRGGGGRDIHQRLLNILTRLLHEGGASGEGGGAWEEKGHVHTALNF
- the dipk1c gene encoding divergent protein kinase domain 1C isoform X2, with product MCEDLCVLGHVEYKRCLYYENGKKVIEARWRGNPIILKSKLENFSSYEPLGILEYQDTAEELSPLDVVFYATLEVRNSLGLAEEDEDEEGGGGGSNGSLARLWGKKLKHRDKSYSRAELASLWSLLQQEEYTFLRVLQDLSTHVAKVLGSCGHFYAVEYLSAGHAWDQNIFSLEEVAAPGPQGQDRAGARGRWTSREMVHRIALSFLDMVWHFDNDFTHKLHLCDIKPENFAIRKDLTVVAIDVDMAFFEPKMRDILDQNCSSDDDCNFFDCSSRCNLNRRRCSPRRRNSNLQVICEKIFRPWFSPTLLGAKAGLPLQVELQRAVQECSETEGGVEEREEDGGGRGGGGRDIHQRLLNILTRLLHEGGASGEGGGAWEEKGHVHTALNF